CGCCGTCGGCCATCTGGATCGCCATGGAGCGGATGGACGCCACGCTGGACCGCTGTCTGGAGGTCCTCGACGCGGCGGCCCTCAGCCTCGTCCTGGCCGACGCCTGCCGGGGCCTTGCGTTCCTCCACGCATCCGGTTGGGTCCACATGGACGTGAAGCCCCAGAACATCTTCGTCCATCAGGGACGGGGCCGTCTGGGGGACTTTTCGGCGATGTGGCGGCGCGACGTGTGTCTGCCGATTTCCCTTCGGGCCCTCACGCCCCGGTACGCCGACCCCCGGCTGATGCGACCGGAGGGCCGCATCCTGGAGGCTGTCCCCGAGTTCGACGTTTACTCGATGGGCGTCGTCCTGCGGGAACTCGTCGAGAAGGGCCACCTTCCCGAGACAGTCCGGGACCTCGCCCAACGGTGCCTGGGGAGTCGGCGGCCCTCGGCCGAAGAGCTGGCGGACCGTCTGGAGGAGCTGAGCCATGCTGGACGTCATCCTTGACGCCATCTATGACCGTTGTGTCGAGCTCTGGGTCACCGACCGGGGCTACTACGTCGTGTCGGCCCCGACGGGCCACCTGGAGACCCTCCCAGAGCTGGCCGACCTCCGGCCGGACCGCCCCGTCGAGGCCCTGTGGGAGGAAATCCGGCACCAGTCCAGCCTCCTGATCCCGGCGGACGTGCCCATCGAGACGGCCGTCTGGATTGACGCCCAGGGACGCATGTGGCGGGCGACCTACTTTCGGTCGATTCATGCCATCGTCGTCCTCCGTCGGGTCGGCTTTCCCTTCACGACGGCCGACTACCCGGAGCCCTTCCAGCGGTTCGTGCCGACGCTAATCGGGGAGGGTCGGGGCCTGATCCTCATCGGCGGCCCCATCGGAGGCGGCAAAAGCGCGCTGCTGTCGGTCTTCCTGCGAGAGCTCATCCGTCAGCCCGTCGGGATCGGGATCTACGAGGAAAGCCTGGAGCTGGACCTGCCGACCGACCGGGCCGTCGTCTTCCATCGTCTCCGCGGCGTCCACTACCAGAACCTGGCCGAGGCGTTGGAGAGCGACCGCCGGGTCATGCTCCGGGCCGTCGCCGTCCAAGAGGTCACCGAACGGGACGTCCCGGCCCTGTTGCACCCGATTCGTATGGGCCGTCTCGTCCTGACGACGATGCACGCCGTCTCCCTTCGGGAACTCCTGCACCGCCTGAGTCAAGCCGTCGGCGGGTCGGCCGTCCTGGCCGACATCCTAACGGCCTTGATCATGGTCCACCTGCGGCTGGGCCGAGAGGGCCAAGTCATCCCCGTACCGTCCATTTTCCGGCCGACCGGGAGCGTGCGGGTCTCCCTCGAGCGGGGCGACCTGGACGGAGCCATTCAGGCCCACGAACATGACCGGGAGGGGCTCGACAACCTGCCCGAATCGGTCGTCCTGAGTTGGCTGGAGGCCCAGGGCTGGATTGAACCTGAGTCGGCCTTCCACCTGGGTCGAACGTATATCCAGGAGGTCCACGGCGGGGGAACCATCCGACGGATGATCCCGGGCGGCCTGGGTGTTCGGTTCTCGGCCAAGGTCCAGGTCCAAGCGGGCGTGGTCAGCGTCCTCCAGATGCGACCCTTCCGAGACGAGGAAGCGTGCGCCTGTATCCAGGCGGCGGCCCGCTCGTGGCCCGACGGGTTTTACCAGGTCGAGCTGACGGAGTGAGACCCTCGGGGTCGGGGGGTGGAGGATGCATTACATCATCCGGTATCCGGTCAGCTACGGGAACGTTCAACCGCCGGGCATCGCTT
Above is a window of bacterium HR11 DNA encoding:
- the pknB_1 gene encoding Serine/threonine-protein kinase PknB translates to MKMIFVSSLSEEAHPRRVLHETGPLRVIVPAHDPYADLVESLCRQRGWECRRVERHVVGDVELPLGPPFVFVESLRLLCRGTVSMVYEASMGEGIIVLKQIPLDAGMDHPVKYLLASQEAKLLVGLRSPWTVPVLGTGTTPSAIWIAMERMDATLDRCLEVLDAAALSLVLADACRGLAFLHASGWVHMDVKPQNIFVHQGRGRLGDFSAMWRRDVCLPISLRALTPRYADPRLMRPEGRILEAVPEFDVYSMGVVLRELVEKGHLPETVRDLAQRCLGSRRPSAEELADRLEELSHAGRHP